The Paenibacillus tianjinensis genome has a window encoding:
- a CDS encoding response regulator transcription factor, translating to MKVLVLEDEKPIRDFLLVNLKRAGFEVAEAATGEAALAAARQQRDFDIAILDLMLPGISGFEVCAHLRREFPRLGIIMLTAKSQEIDKVMGLDSGADDYVIKPFSPVELLARVRSLYRRMYPGEEVLQENSIQLPPFTLMLDERKLLKNTAEIPLTPTEFSIVRLLMEQPNKAMNRDDILTSVWGQYFMGELKIVDVNISRIRQKIGQDASGPQYLETVWGFGYLWRVQHC from the coding sequence ATGAAGGTGCTGGTATTGGAAGATGAAAAGCCTATACGTGATTTTCTTCTGGTGAATCTGAAGCGTGCAGGCTTTGAGGTTGCCGAAGCAGCCACTGGCGAAGCCGCATTGGCGGCCGCCCGGCAGCAGCGGGATTTTGACATCGCTATTCTGGACCTGATGCTTCCCGGGATCAGCGGATTTGAGGTATGCGCACACCTGCGCAGGGAATTCCCCCGGCTCGGAATCATTATGCTGACCGCCAAGAGCCAGGAAATCGATAAAGTGATGGGGCTGGATTCCGGTGCCGATGATTATGTAATCAAGCCCTTCAGTCCGGTTGAATTACTGGCCCGGGTCCGGTCATTATACCGGCGGATGTATCCGGGGGAAGAGGTGCTTCAGGAGAACAGCATCCAGCTGCCCCCCTTTACCCTTATGCTTGATGAACGTAAATTACTGAAGAATACGGCCGAGATTCCTTTGACGCCGACGGAATTCTCCATTGTTAGGCTCCTCATGGAGCAGCCTAACAAGGCGATGAACCGGGATGATATTCTGACCTCGGTCTGGGGGCAGTATTTCATGGGCGAGCTTAAGATCGTTGATGTAAATATCAGCCGGATCCGGCAAAAGATCGGCCAAGACGCCTCCGGGCCGCAATATCTGGAGACGGTGTGGGGATTCGGCTATCTATGGAGGGTACAACATTGCTGA
- a CDS encoding flavin reductase family protein: protein MIAIDPLTNTERDNYKLLVGTIIPRPIAFVTTVSEEGVLNGAPFSYFNIVSSNPPMISLSIQHSAGQPKDTARNILDTKEFVVHIVDQQNVEQVNITAAPLAPDQSEISLAGLTPVDSSVIAVPGVREAKVRMECRLEQAVEFPGFELIIGKVVQFHIDEAIYDQGRIDPVQLAAVSRLAGNNYAAIGEIFTIERPV, encoded by the coding sequence GTGATTGCAATTGATCCGTTAACGAATACGGAGAGAGACAACTATAAATTGCTGGTGGGAACGATTATCCCGAGACCGATTGCTTTTGTAACGACCGTGTCGGAGGAGGGGGTCCTGAACGGTGCGCCCTTCAGCTATTTCAATATTGTCTCTTCGAATCCGCCGATGATTTCACTATCTATCCAGCATTCAGCGGGCCAACCGAAGGATACGGCGAGAAACATATTGGACACCAAGGAATTTGTTGTACACATCGTGGACCAGCAAAATGTGGAGCAGGTCAATATAACCGCCGCTCCCCTTGCCCCCGATCAAAGTGAGATTTCATTAGCCGGTTTAACACCGGTGGACAGCTCGGTGATTGCCGTACCGGGGGTCAGGGAAGCCAAAGTCCGGATGGAGTGCAGACTGGAACAGGCGGTGGAATTCCCCGGATTTGAGCTGATTATCGGCAAGGTCGTACAATTCCACATTGACGAGGCCATCTACGACCAGGGCAGAATCGACCCGGTTCAATTAGCGGCGGTAAGTCGTTTAGCGGGTAATAACTATGCAGCTATTGGTGAGATTTTTACGATTGAACGGCCTGTTTAA
- a CDS encoding LacI family DNA-binding transcriptional regulator: MARGKVTIQDIADALGISRNTASKALNGTEGLPEETRNKVIKKAIELKYKQFSLMEPETVLPKSSRNIALLTENLPNTSHFGSTLISGLEKRISAEGYNLSIHIIREIDQKSLSLPNNFDVANVDGIICIELFNLAYSNLITSLGIPTIFIDCSAHVCYPDFSADVLLMENEHSTYQLTKKLIDGGYTSLGFIGDYNHCRSFNERWVGFNRALTEAGIRLDRNQCILDEDDLFFSSPGWADEKLNGIAELPSAFVCANDYIAVNIMKSLKNLNHSIPGDIVVCGFDNGPESRIIEPHLTTVHIYSNEMGVKAAEMLLSRINTPEQPYQVSHIYTKPVYRASTPDIK; the protein is encoded by the coding sequence ATGGCACGGGGAAAAGTAACGATACAGGATATCGCCGATGCGTTGGGGATTTCCAGAAACACGGCCTCCAAAGCTTTGAACGGAACCGAAGGCCTGCCTGAAGAAACCCGAAACAAAGTCATCAAGAAGGCGATTGAGTTAAAGTATAAACAATTTTCTTTGATGGAACCGGAAACGGTCCTGCCAAAGAGCTCCCGGAATATCGCTTTATTAACAGAAAATCTGCCGAACACCTCCCACTTTGGATCGACGTTAATCAGCGGCCTGGAGAAGCGGATCAGTGCTGAGGGGTATAATCTATCCATTCACATCATCCGGGAGATTGACCAGAAATCGCTGTCCCTTCCGAATAATTTCGATGTCGCTAATGTGGACGGGATCATCTGTATCGAGCTGTTTAATTTGGCTTACAGCAATCTGATTACAAGTCTTGGAATTCCGACGATCTTCATCGACTGCTCTGCACATGTCTGCTACCCGGATTTCAGTGCGGATGTCCTATTAATGGAGAACGAACACAGTACGTATCAGCTTACCAAAAAGTTGATTGATGGCGGTTACACGAGCTTGGGGTTCATCGGGGATTATAATCATTGCCGGAGCTTTAATGAGCGGTGGGTAGGGTTTAACCGCGCACTGACCGAGGCCGGAATACGGCTGGACCGCAACCAGTGTATTTTAGATGAGGATGATCTTTTCTTCTCCAGCCCCGGGTGGGCGGATGAGAAGTTGAACGGCATCGCTGAGCTCCCGTCCGCTTTTGTATGCGCAAACGATTATATCGCTGTAAACATTATGAAATCTCTGAAAAATCTGAATCATTCCATTCCCGGTGATATTGTCGTTTGCGGATTTGATAATGGTCCGGAATCGAGAATTATTGAGCCGCACCTGACCACCGTTCATATCTACAGCAATGAAATGGGTGTGAAAGCTGCCGAAATGCTGCTGTCCCGGATCAATACTCCAGAACAGCCTTATCAGGTCTCTCATATCTATACGAAACCGGTCTACAGAGCATCAACACCGGACATTAAGTAA
- a CDS encoding ABC transporter permease, whose protein sequence is MEYFKKHYFLYLMLSPALILTLIFKYGPMYGAIIAFKDFSPIKGILGSEWVGLYNFEKFLSSPNFEVIFMNTLKLSFFGLILSFPVPILLALMLNQVRRAGVKKNIQLFLYAPNFISVVVVVGMLFIFLSPTGPINQLFSWITGEPVMFMSRPEYFRWIYILSDIWTGAGWASIIYVAALANVDPELHNAANLDGANLLQRIRHIDLPTIRPIMAIVFILAAGGIMSIGFEKAYLMQTATNLPTSEIIPTYVYKIGLQSGDYAYSAAVGLFNSIINVILLLTVNFTVKKLNEGEGLY, encoded by the coding sequence ATGGAATATTTCAAAAAGCATTATTTCCTGTATTTAATGCTGTCACCAGCGCTGATCCTTACCCTGATTTTTAAATACGGTCCTATGTATGGTGCGATTATCGCCTTTAAGGATTTCAGCCCGATCAAAGGCATCCTGGGCAGTGAATGGGTGGGGCTATACAACTTCGAGAAATTCCTGTCTTCCCCGAACTTCGAAGTTATTTTTATGAATACGCTTAAATTGAGTTTTTTCGGTCTGATTCTGAGCTTCCCTGTTCCTATTCTGCTTGCACTGATGCTCAATCAGGTCCGCCGGGCCGGAGTGAAAAAGAACATCCAGCTGTTCCTGTATGCCCCTAACTTCATATCTGTCGTTGTCGTAGTGGGTATGCTGTTCATCTTCTTATCCCCGACAGGACCGATTAACCAGCTGTTTAGCTGGATAACAGGCGAACCGGTAATGTTTATGTCGCGGCCGGAGTACTTCCGCTGGATTTATATTCTGTCTGATATATGGACGGGTGCGGGCTGGGCCTCCATCATCTATGTGGCGGCGCTGGCCAATGTGGACCCGGAGTTACATAATGCAGCAAACCTGGACGGCGCGAACCTTCTGCAAAGAATCCGTCATATCGATCTTCCGACCATCCGGCCGATTATGGCCATTGTATTTATCCTAGCCGCGGGCGGTATCATGTCAATCGGATTTGAAAAGGCTTATCTGATGCAGACGGCCACGAACCTGCCGACCTCGGAGATTATCCCGACCTATGTTTACAAAATCGGCCTGCAGTCAGGCGATTATGCCTACTCAGCTGCAGTAGGGCTGTTCAATTCAATCATCAATGTCATCCTGCTCCTCACGGTGAACTTCACAGTGAAGAAGCTGAATGAGGGCGAAGGTCTTTACTAA
- a CDS encoding ATP-binding protein, with protein sequence MLKGIRSRLILYITIVLLLIVLLLEGVFIVAVHYFYLGSAMETLSSRATTSATFFNKYLEGYSINERARYILENLSPEESSKVEVLNTAGNVIINSFGFSSSELIDTPDVKSALAGGKGSYQSLTPVNGERIMAVSIPLRESGMNIGVLRYSISAEPLYHVILTIVLNAVWVGLLVILFGFVLSLLIAKRIVGPIQQLTSVAKEMATGNFAAKAAKQHDDEIGTLAVTLNYMSEEILKSEKIKYDFISSVTHELRTPLTSIKGWGETLLMGDLSDKKETLQGLEVMTGETDRLIGLVEDLLDFSKFQAGEITVELQPYDLRGLLEDLLLQFRYRGQTKQIRLYADIPDQPLPVDGDFNRLKQVFVNLLDNAFKFTPAEGAVRITAVSRDALIVITVTDNGEGIEAADLEKLGTKFFKGKSRQSGSGLGLAICKEIIGLHGGKLRIESEFTKGTSVIVELPRYQV encoded by the coding sequence TTGCTGAAAGGTATCAGGTCCCGGCTCATACTCTATATAACTATTGTCCTGCTCCTGATCGTTCTGCTGCTGGAAGGGGTGTTTATTGTGGCTGTCCACTACTTTTATCTGGGCAGTGCGATGGAGACGCTATCCTCACGGGCCACAACCTCCGCTACTTTTTTCAATAAGTATCTGGAAGGCTATTCGATCAATGAGCGGGCCCGATATATTCTGGAGAATCTCTCCCCTGAAGAGAGCAGCAAGGTTGAGGTGCTTAACACTGCCGGGAATGTCATAATCAACTCTTTCGGCTTCTCCAGCTCGGAGCTGATCGATACTCCTGATGTCAAATCTGCTCTGGCCGGCGGCAAGGGAAGCTACCAGAGCCTCACGCCGGTGAACGGTGAACGGATTATGGCTGTCTCCATCCCCTTAAGGGAATCCGGTATGAATATCGGTGTACTGCGTTACTCTATTTCTGCGGAACCTCTATACCACGTGATCCTCACAATCGTGCTGAATGCGGTATGGGTTGGGCTGCTTGTCATCCTTTTCGGCTTCGTACTCAGCCTGCTTATCGCCAAGCGCATCGTAGGTCCGATTCAGCAGCTAACCTCAGTGGCCAAAGAAATGGCTACCGGGAACTTTGCAGCCAAGGCGGCGAAGCAGCATGACGATGAGATCGGCACGCTTGCGGTCACCCTCAATTACATGTCTGAGGAAATCCTCAAGAGCGAAAAAATCAAATATGACTTCATCTCTTCCGTCACGCATGAGCTTCGTACTCCCCTAACCTCAATTAAAGGCTGGGGCGAGACACTGCTAATGGGTGATTTGTCCGATAAAAAAGAGACCCTTCAGGGTCTCGAGGTAATGACTGGAGAAACGGACCGGCTAATCGGTCTGGTAGAGGATCTGCTCGACTTCTCCAAATTCCAGGCTGGCGAGATTACTGTGGAGCTTCAGCCGTATGATCTTAGAGGACTGCTTGAGGATCTGCTGCTGCAGTTCAGATACCGCGGGCAGACGAAGCAAATCCGGCTCTACGCCGATATTCCCGATCAGCCCTTGCCGGTCGACGGCGACTTCAACCGGCTGAAGCAGGTATTTGTCAATCTGCTGGACAATGCCTTCAAGTTCACACCGGCTGAGGGAGCAGTCCGTATTACAGCGGTCAGCCGGGATGCGTTGATTGTTATCACAGTAACCGATAACGGTGAGGGTATTGAGGCGGCTGATCTGGAGAAGCTGGGCACCAAATTCTTCAAAGGCAAATCACGCCAGTCGGGAAGCGGTCTGGGTCTGGCTATCTGCAAGGAAATCATCGGACTGCATGGCGGCAAACTGCGCATCGAGAGTGAATTCACCAAAGGAACTTCCGTCATTGTAGAGCTGCCGCGTTATCAGGTTTAG
- a CDS encoding carbohydrate ABC transporter permease, giving the protein MFVKHSRLDRFMLALNAAFLTLAVLIVILPLIYVVIASFMDPSVLLSQGLSFKISDWSTEGYKMILTNPAMLRGFANAVFYASAFAVLTVMVSVCAGYALSDDRMKGKGFFMTLFLFTMFFGGGLVPTYLLVKNLGLLDTVWAVIIPGAVNVWNIILSRTFFKGVPNELKEASNVDGASEMRIFFSIVLPLSKPIIFVLALYAFVGQWNSYFDAMIYLDNPNLHPLQLVLRSILIQNQVDPGMISDQLAAAEMKRLSEIIKYAAIVVSSLPLIIMYPFFQKYFEKGVMVGSIK; this is encoded by the coding sequence ATGTTTGTAAAACATTCGCGGCTGGACCGTTTTATGCTCGCATTGAACGCCGCCTTTTTAACACTGGCCGTACTGATTGTGATTCTTCCGCTCATTTATGTGGTGATCGCCTCCTTCATGGACCCGTCGGTCCTGCTCAGCCAAGGGCTGTCGTTCAAGATTTCCGACTGGTCCACTGAAGGCTATAAGATGATCCTGACCAATCCGGCGATGCTGCGGGGATTTGCAAACGCTGTTTTTTATGCTTCTGCTTTTGCTGTTCTGACCGTGATGGTCTCTGTCTGTGCCGGGTATGCCCTGTCAGATGACCGGATGAAGGGGAAAGGTTTTTTCATGACCCTGTTCCTGTTCACGATGTTCTTTGGCGGCGGGCTTGTCCCGACTTACCTGCTGGTTAAGAATCTGGGACTGCTGGATACCGTATGGGCTGTAATTATCCCGGGGGCCGTCAATGTATGGAATATTATTTTGTCCAGAACCTTCTTCAAAGGTGTGCCGAACGAGCTAAAGGAGGCGTCCAATGTAGACGGGGCCTCGGAGATGAGGATTTTTTTCAGCATCGTATTGCCGCTCTCTAAACCGATCATCTTTGTACTTGCGCTGTATGCTTTTGTCGGCCAGTGGAATTCGTACTTTGATGCCATGATCTATCTCGATAATCCGAACCTTCACCCGCTGCAGCTCGTTCTGCGCTCCATCCTGATCCAGAATCAGGTAGACCCCGGCATGATCAGTGATCAGCTGGCTGCAGCGGAAATGAAACGTTTGTCTGAAATCATCAAATATGCCGCGATCGTTGTCTCCAGCCTGCCGCTGATCATTATGTATCCGTTTTTCCAGAAGTACTTTGAGAAAGGTGTCATGGTCGGCTCCATCAAATAG
- a CDS encoding VCBS repeat-containing protein, with protein sequence MNKSALSALLFLTLIASGCGAPKAPSDLLRAPSQGSTNGTITSVVKSFLPANAHLTVPVHSESGSAIQLQDLDKDGQNEILAFYKTDKTDYEINTLVLKQTGGDWNKLTTITGVGSQLDYVQFADVTADGQTDMLLGFSGGQGLSNELSVYSLNSGVLTEVLKQAYDYLAVGDLTGERKTDIALFQTTFTTDMQPVARLQLFRLSGGKQQSLADQTLDGAVIQAVFAKAAPSTSALFVDMAIGAHSSYTLLLTWENGKFIDILATDDYHHAELADSKDITLAPFTPGPGGKLGENNMAIKDYPLYSSDANGDGIVEVGFLVPPAGTESMAPLATPFITKYYQWDGQSGLKFTEEKFDRWGFNFHIPQSWRGKYTLEIAAESPTPWESISFNYHDHASGEEAELLELRLLTKQDWQAAEAVLKAENRSYQLLYELQNTEDTTAPTVLVAVLPPADAAGKLSGASLTEYNQLKLSLTEVRQLAGTPQQPLQ encoded by the coding sequence ATGAATAAATCCGCCTTAAGCGCACTTCTCTTCTTAACCTTAATAGCTTCAGGCTGCGGTGCCCCCAAGGCTCCCAGTGATTTGCTCCGGGCGCCCTCACAGGGGAGCACCAATGGGACCATTACCAGTGTCGTGAAATCTTTTCTCCCGGCTAATGCCCACCTGACAGTTCCTGTCCATTCCGAATCGGGCAGCGCCATCCAGCTTCAGGATCTCGACAAAGACGGTCAGAATGAGATTCTGGCCTTTTATAAAACAGACAAAACTGACTATGAGATCAATACGCTTGTCCTTAAGCAAACCGGCGGGGACTGGAACAAGCTGACCACAATTACCGGAGTGGGCAGCCAGCTGGATTATGTACAGTTTGCAGATGTTACTGCAGACGGGCAGACGGATATGCTACTGGGTTTCAGCGGGGGCCAGGGACTCAGCAATGAGCTGTCTGTCTACAGTCTGAATAGCGGCGTGCTGACGGAAGTGCTTAAGCAGGCTTATGACTATTTGGCGGTCGGGGATCTGACAGGGGAGAGAAAGACAGATATCGCACTGTTCCAGACTACCTTTACCACGGATATGCAGCCGGTTGCCCGCCTGCAATTATTCCGGCTGAGCGGGGGCAAGCAGCAGAGCCTTGCCGACCAGACGCTTGACGGGGCTGTGATTCAGGCTGTATTCGCTAAGGCAGCGCCATCCACCAGCGCATTGTTCGTAGATATGGCTATTGGTGCACATTCTTCCTATACCCTGCTCCTGACTTGGGAAAATGGTAAATTTATTGATATACTGGCAACAGATGATTATCATCATGCAGAGCTTGCGGACAGCAAGGATATTACACTGGCACCTTTTACTCCTGGCCCAGGCGGTAAACTGGGAGAGAACAATATGGCGATCAAGGATTACCCGCTGTACAGCTCGGACGCGAACGGTGACGGTATTGTTGAGGTCGGATTCCTTGTTCCGCCTGCGGGAACAGAGAGCATGGCTCCGCTGGCCACCCCGTTTATCACCAAATATTATCAGTGGGACGGACAATCGGGTCTGAAGTTCACAGAAGAGAAATTCGACAGATGGGGCTTCAATTTCCATATCCCACAGAGCTGGAGAGGGAAATACACGCTTGAGATTGCCGCGGAATCTCCTACCCCGTGGGAGAGTATCAGCTTTAACTACCATGATCACGCATCCGGAGAAGAAGCTGAGCTGCTTGAATTGCGCCTGCTCACCAAGCAGGACTGGCAGGCCGCAGAAGCTGTACTGAAGGCGGAGAACAGGTCCTATCAGCTGCTCTATGAGCTTCAGAATACAGAAGATACTACGGCACCGACGGTGCTTGTTGCAGTGCTGCCGCCGGCGGATGCTGCCGGTAAGCTGAGCGGTGCTTCCCTTACGGAGTATAACCAGCTTAAATTATCGCTTACAGAAGTCCGGCAGCTGGCCGGCACACCGCAGCAGCCTTTGCAATAA
- a CDS encoding ATP-grasp domain-containing protein gives MRVIFCRDPLDAKRVDMDYEAEWHGAQAAGFKTELLSLEDIELINDPSAYTHCHYLPYSYPLIASMTPRTIWRTSPGGPEDWTELFAQIAAFGQSALQPELTPFRDIARTITSRFFTMDIAKTAEGRWIIVELGDGGVSGLPVQMDVRAFYEKLMNANIG, from the coding sequence ATGAGAGTTATTTTCTGCCGGGACCCGCTGGATGCCAAACGGGTGGATATGGATTACGAAGCAGAATGGCACGGGGCGCAGGCTGCCGGCTTCAAGACGGAGCTGCTGTCGCTGGAGGATATTGAACTCATCAACGATCCTTCTGCTTATACTCACTGCCACTACCTGCCCTATTCCTATCCGTTAATCGCCTCCATGACCCCGCGTACGATATGGCGCACAAGTCCAGGCGGGCCGGAAGACTGGACGGAGCTGTTCGCACAAATTGCCGCCTTCGGCCAATCTGCTTTGCAGCCGGAGCTGACCCCCTTCAGGGACATCGCCCGGACGATTACAAGCCGCTTCTTCACCATGGACATCGCCAAAACAGCAGAGGGCCGCTGGATCATTGTTGAACTGGGAGACGGCGGAGTTTCAGGTCTGCCTGTGCAAATGGATGTCAGAGCGTTCTATGAGAAGTTAATGAATGCTAATATCGGCTGA